The proteins below are encoded in one region of Oncorhynchus kisutch isolate 150728-3 linkage group LG14, Okis_V2, whole genome shotgun sequence:
- the iah1 gene encoding isoamyl acetate-hydrolyzing esterase 1 homolog isoform X2 yields MSKIKNIIWPQVILFGDSITQFSFQPNGWGSEIANQLARKCDVVNRGLSGYNSRWAKIVLPRLISKDSASSNHIAAVTVFFGANDCALEDKNPQQHIPLQEYSENLKDIVKHLGSVGVSADKVIFITPPPLHEAAWEKECVLKGSALNRLNSVAGQYAQACVQAAGQCGADVLDLWTLMQKDGQDFTGYLSDGLHLSEKGNQFVSQHLWTLLKSRVEELPFILPYWGDVDPKQPESGLLCD; encoded by the exons ATGTCCAAAATCAAGAACATAATTTGGCCTCAAGTGATTTTATTTGGCGACTCGATCACACAG TTTTCGTTCCAACCTAATGGATGGGGTTCCGAAATTGCAAATCAACTAGCCAG AAAATGTGACGTTGTGAACAGAGGGTTGTCAGGCTACAACTCCAGGTGGGCAAAGATTGTCTTGCCTCGCCTCATCTCCAAGGACAGTGCTTCAAGCAACCACATAGCTGCTGTCACGGTCTTCTTTGGTGCCAACGACTGTGCTTTAGAAG ATAAGAACCCACAGCAGCACATCCCATTGCAGGAGTACTCCGAGAACCTGAAGGACATTGTCAAACACCTGGGGTCTGTGGGTGTGTCTGCAGACAAGGTCATCTTCATCACTCCTCCACCTCTGCATGAGGCAGCCTGGGAGAAGGAGTGTGTCCTGAAAG GCAGTGCTCTGAACCGTCTCAACTCTGTGGCTGGCCAGTATGCCCAGGCCTGTGTGCAGGCTGCCGGTCAGTGTGGGGCAGACGTGCTGGACCTCTGGACTCTCATGCAGAAAGATGGACAG GACTTCACAGGCTACCTATCAGACGGGCTCCATCTCTCTGAGAAGGGCAACCAGTTTGTGTCACAGCATCTGTGGACGCTGTTGAAGAGCAGGGTGGAGGAGTTGCCCTTCATCCTGCCTTACTGGGGCGACGTAGACCCTAAACAGCCAGAGAGcggtctactgtgtgactga
- the iah1 gene encoding isoamyl acetate-hydrolyzing esterase 1 homolog isoform X1 has translation MSTVKHTQAITFAKPYSVLVGQLRNIIEDLEATEKTLKNITLVHEAGMVTLEFSFQPNGWGSEIANQLARKCDVVNRGLSGYNSRWAKIVLPRLISKDSASSNHIAAVTVFFGANDCALEDKNPQQHIPLQEYSENLKDIVKHLGSVGVSADKVIFITPPPLHEAAWEKECVLKGSALNRLNSVAGQYAQACVQAAGQCGADVLDLWTLMQKDGQDFTGYLSDGLHLSEKGNQFVSQHLWTLLKSRVEELPFILPYWGDVDPKQPESGLLCD, from the exons ATGAGCACAGTGAAACATACCCAGGCCATCACATTCGCTAAACCCTACTCTGTGCTAGTGGGTCAGCTGAGAAACATCATTGAGGATTTGGAAGCTACAGAAAAGACCCTCAAGAACATCACACTGGTGCATGAAGCAGGCATGGTGACGCTGGAG TTTTCGTTCCAACCTAATGGATGGGGTTCCGAAATTGCAAATCAACTAGCCAG AAAATGTGACGTTGTGAACAGAGGGTTGTCAGGCTACAACTCCAGGTGGGCAAAGATTGTCTTGCCTCGCCTCATCTCCAAGGACAGTGCTTCAAGCAACCACATAGCTGCTGTCACGGTCTTCTTTGGTGCCAACGACTGTGCTTTAGAAG ATAAGAACCCACAGCAGCACATCCCATTGCAGGAGTACTCCGAGAACCTGAAGGACATTGTCAAACACCTGGGGTCTGTGGGTGTGTCTGCAGACAAGGTCATCTTCATCACTCCTCCACCTCTGCATGAGGCAGCCTGGGAGAAGGAGTGTGTCCTGAAAG GCAGTGCTCTGAACCGTCTCAACTCTGTGGCTGGCCAGTATGCCCAGGCCTGTGTGCAGGCTGCCGGTCAGTGTGGGGCAGACGTGCTGGACCTCTGGACTCTCATGCAGAAAGATGGACAG GACTTCACAGGCTACCTATCAGACGGGCTCCATCTCTCTGAGAAGGGCAACCAGTTTGTGTCACAGCATCTGTGGACGCTGTTGAAGAGCAGGGTGGAGGAGTTGCCCTTCATCCTGCCTTACTGGGGCGACGTAGACCCTAAACAGCCAGAGAGcggtctactgtgtgactga
- the adam17a gene encoding disintegrin and metalloproteinase domain-containing protein 17a isoform X2 translates to MKYLVLVAFWAPCWVNCAIKPRAIEEETRENDPELEALSSLLSDFEVLPVSGLQHHSVRKRDAHTQSHLERLISFSALKRHFKLYLTTNTDLFTEDFKAVFVDQQGKEHSYDVQLQNYFTGHLVGEEHSRVQAHIDGDEFSAHILTDETEYNVEPLWRFTETSPDGRLLVYRSEDIRNLSRMASPKVCGYIHAGAQDLLPEAARGGEAQEDSLHRAKRAAHNHKKNTCPLALVADYRFFKHMGRGEESITLNYLIELIDRVDDMYRNTTWDDEFTGYGVQIQQIIINKEPTNAPLGQAGPGWTHYNMKGSPIQGKEVWDVKKLLEQFSSDIADNASTVCLAHLFTYQDFDEGTLGLAYVAPSKAQALGGLCPKPYYPSHSVKKPSYLNTGLTSTKNYGKTILTKEADLVTTHELGHNFGAEHDPDNIPYCAPNDDHGGKFVMYPIAVSGDHYNNKRFSDCSKISIGKTLRFKAPICFKERNSKVCGNSRVEEGEECDPGMLHRNNDPCCSADCKFRPESQCSDRNSPCCKKCKFEQAGKTCQEPINATCKGMSLCTGDSSECPAPDNAPDNTICVDSGRCRNGECITFCEAVQKLQPCACNETYDSCKVCCRDKNGACTPFVKSDRSVLYLRKGKPCTVGFCDEAGRCMKQVQDVIERLWDFIDKLDINTFGKFLADNIVGSVVVFSLVFWIPLSILVHCVDKNLDKEYEENTKTMYFPSNAEMLSSLESASVRIVKPPPPPTFFSAARIPPHSLPSLPPTGPSASGSSSTPAPGSASGPGPSSGSVVVVGEGPRMATIQEDPSCDSHLDLDKDDFPPRGGSNATKSSYEDLTAEQSTPRSGRHDKRRLKRQACVVDSKETQC, encoded by the exons AGGCTCTGAGTTCATTGCTGTCTGACTTTGAGGTGCTACCCGTGTCTGGCCTCCAGCATCACTCGGTCAGGAAGAGGGACGCCCACACCCAGTCCCACCTGGAGCGCCTGATCAGCTTCAGCGCCCTCAAGAG ACATTTCAAGCTTTACTTGACAACTAACACAGACTTGTTCACTGAGGACTTCAAAGCTGTGTTTGTAGATCAGCAAGGGAAGGAGCACAGCTATGATGTTCAGCTGCAGAACTACTTTACCGGACATCTTGTAG gagaggaGCACTCCCGTGTGCAGGCACACATAGACGGGGACGAGTTCTCGGCCCACATCCTGACAGATGAGACGGAGTACAATGTAGAG cccctaTGGAGGTTCACCGAGACGTCCCCCGATGGTCGTCTATTGGTGTACcggtcagaggacatcaggaaCCTTAGCCGCATGGCCTCACCCAAGGTGTGTGGATACATCCACGCTGGGGCCCAGGACTTACTGCCAGAGGCCGCTAGAGGTGGAGAGGCACAGGAGG atTCCCTCCACAGAGCGAAGAGAGCAGCCCACAACCACAAGAAGAACACCTGTCCTCTAGCCCTGGTGGCAGACTACCGCTTCTTCAAACACATGGGCCGTGGAGAGGAGAGCATCACACTCAACTACCTG ATTGAGTTGATTGACAGAGTGGACGACATGTACAGGAACACAACCTGGGATGACGAGTTCACAGGATACGGTGTTCAGATCCAACAG ATCATCATCAACAAGGAGCCGACCAATGCTCCTCTTGGCCAGGCTGGGCCGGGCTGGACCCACTACAACATGAAGGGAAGCCCCATCCAAGGCAAGGAGGTGTGGGATGTCAAGAAACTGCTGGAG CAATTCAGCTCGGATATAGCGGACAATGCTAGCACTGTGTGCCTGGCCCACCTGTTCACCTACCAGGACTTTGATGAGGGGACATTGGGCCTGGCCTATGTGGCCCCCTCTAAAGCCCAAGCTCTGGGGGGCCTCTGCCCCAAAC CTTACTATCCATCTCACTCCGTCAAGAAACCCAGCTACCTCAACACTGGTTTAACCAGCACCAAGAATTATGGCAAAACCATTTTAACCAAG GAAGCAGATTTGGTGACAACCCATGAATTGGGCCATAACTTTGGAGCGGAGCACGACCCTGACAACATCCCCTACTGTGCCCCAAACGATGACCATGGGGGCAAGTTTGTCATGTACCCTATCGCTGTGAGCGGGGATCACTACAACAACAAG CGTTTCTCCGACTGCAGTAAGATCTCCATAGGGAAGACGCTGCGCTTCAAGGCCCCCATCTGCTTCAAGGAGAGGAACAGCAAGGTGTGTGGGAATTCCCgcgtggaggagggggaggagtgcgACCCGGGCATGCTGCACCGCAACAACGACCCGTGCTGCTCTGCCGACTGCAAGTTCAGGCCCGAGTCCCAGTGCAG TGACAGGAATAGTCCGTGCTGTAAGAAATGCAAGTTTGAGCAGGCAGGGAAGACGTGCCAGGAGCCCATCAACGCCACCTGTAAGGGCATGTCCCTCTGCACAG GTGACAGCAGTGAGTGCCCAGCCCCAGACAACGCTCCGGACAATACCATCTGTGTGGACAGTGGGAGGTGCAGAAACGGGGAGTGCATAACCTTCTGTGAGGCCGTGCAGAAGCTGCAGCCCTGTGCTTGTAATG AGACATACGACTCGTGTAAGGTGTGCTGTCGGGACAAAAATGGTGCCTGCACTCCTTTTGTCAAAAGTGACCGGAGCGTCCTGTACCTGCGCAAGGGGAAACCCTGCACCGTGGGCTTCTGTGATGAGGCC gGTAGATGCATGAAGCAAGTCCAGGATGTGATCGAGAGGTTGTGGGATTTCATCGACAAGCTGGACATCAACACATTCG ggaAGTTCCTAGCAGACAATATAGTGGGCTCagtggtggtgttctctctagtCTTCTGGATCCCTCTCAGCATCCTGGTGCACTGTGTG GATAAAAATCTGGACAAGGAGTATGAGGAGAACACCAAGACAATGTACTTCCCCAGC aacGCAGAGATGCTGAGCAGCCTCGAGTCGGCCTCCGTCCGCATCGTCAAGCCACCTCCGCCTCCCACCTTCTTCTCCGCCGCTCGGATCCCACCCCACTCCCTTCCTTCTCTACCCCCAACGGGCCCGTCTGCCTCAGGCAGCAGCAGTACCCCAGCCCCAGGCTCGGCTTCGGGCCCTGGCCCGTCCTCGGGGAgcgtagtggtggtgggggagggccCACGGATGGCCACCATCCAGGAGGATCCCAGCTGCGACTCTCACCTCGACCTGGACAAGGACGACTTCCCTCCTCGCGGAGGCTCCAACGCCACCAAGTCTTCATACGAGGACCTGACGGCGGAGCAGAGCACGCCACGCTCGGGCCGCCACGACAAGCGCCGCCTCAAGAGGCAGGCCTGCGTGGTGGACAGTAAAGAGACCCAGTGCTGA
- the itgb1bp1 gene encoding integrin beta-1-binding protein 1 isoform X1 yields MFRKVKKRHSSSSSQSSEISTKSKSVDSSLGGLSRSSTVASLDTDSTKSSGHSAASETCAEFRVKYVGAIEKLPFEMSKTLQEPLELINYIDAAQQDGKLPFVPGEEEMVLGVSKYGVKVAFMDQCDVLHRHPLYLIMRMLCYDDGLGAGKNLLALKTTDAKQQDCSIWVYQCSSAEQAQAICKVLSASFDCVLTSEKS; encoded by the exons ATGTTCCGGAAGGTCAAAAAGCGtcacagcagcagcagctcccAGAGCAGTGAGATCAGTACCAAGAGCAAG TCAGTCGACTCCAGTTTGGGAGGTCTCTCAAGGTccagtactgtagctagcctcGACACAGACTCGACCAAGAGCTCAG GTCACAGTGCTGCGTCAGAGACGTGTGCCGAGTTCAGGGTGAAGTATGTCGGAGCCATAGAGAAGCTGCCGTTTGAGATGAGTAAGACCCTGCAGGAGCCTCTGGAACTCATCAACTACATCGATGCAGCCCAG CAAGATGGAAAGCTGCCGTTTGTgcctggagaggaggagatggtacTGGGAGTGTCCAAGTATGGAGTCAAAGTGGCCTTCATGGATCAATGT GACGTTCTGCACCGCCACCCTCTCTATCTGATAATGAGGATGCTCTGTTATGATGACGGCCTGGGGGCTGGGAAGAACCTGCTGGCTCTCAAGACCACCGATGCCAAGCAGCAGGACTGCAGCATCTGGGTGTACCAGTGCAGCAGtgcg GAACAAGCCCAGGCCATCTGCAAGGTGCTGTCTGCCTCTTTCGACTGCGTGCTGACATCAGAGAAGTCCTGA
- the itgb1bp1 gene encoding integrin beta-1-binding protein 1 isoform X2: protein MERLWATFHPYEKHVGMSVDSSLGGLSRSSTVASLDTDSTKSSGHSAASETCAEFRVKYVGAIEKLPFEMSKTLQEPLELINYIDAAQQDGKLPFVPGEEEMVLGVSKYGVKVAFMDQCDVLHRHPLYLIMRMLCYDDGLGAGKNLLALKTTDAKQQDCSIWVYQCSSAEQAQAICKVLSASFDCVLTSEKS, encoded by the exons atggaacgacTATGGGCTACCTTCCATCCCTATGAAAAGCATGTAGGAATG TCAGTCGACTCCAGTTTGGGAGGTCTCTCAAGGTccagtactgtagctagcctcGACACAGACTCGACCAAGAGCTCAG GTCACAGTGCTGCGTCAGAGACGTGTGCCGAGTTCAGGGTGAAGTATGTCGGAGCCATAGAGAAGCTGCCGTTTGAGATGAGTAAGACCCTGCAGGAGCCTCTGGAACTCATCAACTACATCGATGCAGCCCAG CAAGATGGAAAGCTGCCGTTTGTgcctggagaggaggagatggtacTGGGAGTGTCCAAGTATGGAGTCAAAGTGGCCTTCATGGATCAATGT GACGTTCTGCACCGCCACCCTCTCTATCTGATAATGAGGATGCTCTGTTATGATGACGGCCTGGGGGCTGGGAAGAACCTGCTGGCTCTCAAGACCACCGATGCCAAGCAGCAGGACTGCAGCATCTGGGTGTACCAGTGCAGCAGtgcg GAACAAGCCCAGGCCATCTGCAAGGTGCTGTCTGCCTCTTTCGACTGCGTGCTGACATCAGAGAAGTCCTGA
- the adam17a gene encoding disintegrin and metalloproteinase domain-containing protein 17a isoform X1 — MKYLVLVAFWAPCWVNCAIKPRAIEEETRENDPELEALSSLLSDFEVLPVSGLQHHSVRKRDAHTQSHLERLISFSALKRHFKLYLTTNTDLFTEDFKAVFVDQQGKEHSYDVQLQNYFTGHLVGEEHSRVQAHIDGDEFSAHILTDETEYNVEPLWRFTETSPDGRLLVYRSEDIRNLSRMASPKVCGYIHAGAQDLLPEAARGGEAQEDSLHRAKRAAHNHKKNTCPLALVADYRFFKHMGRGEESITLNYLIELIDRVDDMYRNTTWDDEFTGYGVQIQQIIINKEPTNAPLGQAGPGWTHYNMKGSPIQGKEVWDVKKLLEQFSSDIADNASTVCLAHLFTYQDFDEGTLGLAYVAPSKAQALGGLCPKPYYPSHSVKKPSYLNTGLTSTKNYGKTILTKEADLVTTHELGHNFGAEHDPDNIPYCAPNDDHGGKFVMYPIAVSGDHYNNKRFSDCSKISIGKTLRFKAPICFKERNSKVCGNSRVEEGEECDPGMLHRNNDPCCSADCKFRPESQCSDRNSPCCKKCKFEQAGKTCQEPINATCKGMSLCTGDSSECPAPDNAPDNTICVDSGRCRNGECITFCEAVQKLQPCACNETYDSCKVCCRDKNGACTPFVKSDRSVLYLRKGKPCTVGFCDEAGRCMKQVQDVIERLWDFIDKLDINTFGKFLADNIVGSVVVFSLVFWIPLSILVHCVDKNLDKEYEENTKTMYFPSQMVEVPVLSRAPPSERRDAEQPRVGLRPHRQATSASHLLLRRSDPTPLPSFSTPNGPVCLRQQQYPSPRLGFGPWPVLGERSGGGGGPTDGHHPGGSQLRLSPRPGQGRLPSSRRLQRHQVFIRGPDGGAEHATLGPPRQAPPQEAGLRGGQ; from the exons AGGCTCTGAGTTCATTGCTGTCTGACTTTGAGGTGCTACCCGTGTCTGGCCTCCAGCATCACTCGGTCAGGAAGAGGGACGCCCACACCCAGTCCCACCTGGAGCGCCTGATCAGCTTCAGCGCCCTCAAGAG ACATTTCAAGCTTTACTTGACAACTAACACAGACTTGTTCACTGAGGACTTCAAAGCTGTGTTTGTAGATCAGCAAGGGAAGGAGCACAGCTATGATGTTCAGCTGCAGAACTACTTTACCGGACATCTTGTAG gagaggaGCACTCCCGTGTGCAGGCACACATAGACGGGGACGAGTTCTCGGCCCACATCCTGACAGATGAGACGGAGTACAATGTAGAG cccctaTGGAGGTTCACCGAGACGTCCCCCGATGGTCGTCTATTGGTGTACcggtcagaggacatcaggaaCCTTAGCCGCATGGCCTCACCCAAGGTGTGTGGATACATCCACGCTGGGGCCCAGGACTTACTGCCAGAGGCCGCTAGAGGTGGAGAGGCACAGGAGG atTCCCTCCACAGAGCGAAGAGAGCAGCCCACAACCACAAGAAGAACACCTGTCCTCTAGCCCTGGTGGCAGACTACCGCTTCTTCAAACACATGGGCCGTGGAGAGGAGAGCATCACACTCAACTACCTG ATTGAGTTGATTGACAGAGTGGACGACATGTACAGGAACACAACCTGGGATGACGAGTTCACAGGATACGGTGTTCAGATCCAACAG ATCATCATCAACAAGGAGCCGACCAATGCTCCTCTTGGCCAGGCTGGGCCGGGCTGGACCCACTACAACATGAAGGGAAGCCCCATCCAAGGCAAGGAGGTGTGGGATGTCAAGAAACTGCTGGAG CAATTCAGCTCGGATATAGCGGACAATGCTAGCACTGTGTGCCTGGCCCACCTGTTCACCTACCAGGACTTTGATGAGGGGACATTGGGCCTGGCCTATGTGGCCCCCTCTAAAGCCCAAGCTCTGGGGGGCCTCTGCCCCAAAC CTTACTATCCATCTCACTCCGTCAAGAAACCCAGCTACCTCAACACTGGTTTAACCAGCACCAAGAATTATGGCAAAACCATTTTAACCAAG GAAGCAGATTTGGTGACAACCCATGAATTGGGCCATAACTTTGGAGCGGAGCACGACCCTGACAACATCCCCTACTGTGCCCCAAACGATGACCATGGGGGCAAGTTTGTCATGTACCCTATCGCTGTGAGCGGGGATCACTACAACAACAAG CGTTTCTCCGACTGCAGTAAGATCTCCATAGGGAAGACGCTGCGCTTCAAGGCCCCCATCTGCTTCAAGGAGAGGAACAGCAAGGTGTGTGGGAATTCCCgcgtggaggagggggaggagtgcgACCCGGGCATGCTGCACCGCAACAACGACCCGTGCTGCTCTGCCGACTGCAAGTTCAGGCCCGAGTCCCAGTGCAG TGACAGGAATAGTCCGTGCTGTAAGAAATGCAAGTTTGAGCAGGCAGGGAAGACGTGCCAGGAGCCCATCAACGCCACCTGTAAGGGCATGTCCCTCTGCACAG GTGACAGCAGTGAGTGCCCAGCCCCAGACAACGCTCCGGACAATACCATCTGTGTGGACAGTGGGAGGTGCAGAAACGGGGAGTGCATAACCTTCTGTGAGGCCGTGCAGAAGCTGCAGCCCTGTGCTTGTAATG AGACATACGACTCGTGTAAGGTGTGCTGTCGGGACAAAAATGGTGCCTGCACTCCTTTTGTCAAAAGTGACCGGAGCGTCCTGTACCTGCGCAAGGGGAAACCCTGCACCGTGGGCTTCTGTGATGAGGCC gGTAGATGCATGAAGCAAGTCCAGGATGTGATCGAGAGGTTGTGGGATTTCATCGACAAGCTGGACATCAACACATTCG ggaAGTTCCTAGCAGACAATATAGTGGGCTCagtggtggtgttctctctagtCTTCTGGATCCCTCTCAGCATCCTGGTGCACTGTGTG GATAAAAATCTGGACAAGGAGTATGAGGAGAACACCAAGACAATGTACTTCCCCAGC CAGATGGTTGAGGTACCTGTACTTAGTAGAGCTCCACCCTCAG aacGCAGAGATGCTGAGCAGCCTCGAGTCGGCCTCCGTCCGCATCGTCAAGCCACCTCCGCCTCCCACCTTCTTCTCCGCCGCTCGGATCCCACCCCACTCCCTTCCTTCTCTACCCCCAACGGGCCCGTCTGCCTCAGGCAGCAGCAGTACCCCAGCCCCAGGCTCGGCTTCGGGCCCTGGCCCGTCCTCGGGGAgcgtagtggtggtgggggagggccCACGGATGGCCACCATCCAGGAGGATCCCAGCTGCGACTCTCACCTCGACCTGGACAAGGACGACTTCCCTCCTCGCGGAGGCTCCAACGCCACCAAGTCTTCATACGAGGACCTGACGGCGGAGCAGAGCACGCCACGCTCGGGCCGCCACGACAAGCGCCGCCTCAAGAGGCAGGCCTGCGTGGTGGACAGTAA